Genomic window (Macrobrachium nipponense isolate FS-2020 chromosome 35, ASM1510439v2, whole genome shotgun sequence):
AAATGTCATTATGTCCAATAAAAGGTGAAGGACTGGTACCTTTAGGCATAACAAGTAGAAATCGCTTATATATAGCCAATGAACAAGTACTTGCAAACTGTACTTCATACCATATTCACACTGATCATTTGTTGGTAACAACAACAAGTCATGCGCTACAGGTTATTCCTTTGGAGCACACTGCTGTGAGAAAGCTGTGTGAAGGACAGATAGAAGATAGTTCAGTATCAGGAATCCGCAAAGTTGAAAGAGGTTCACGTTTAGTAACTGCCATTCCTCTGGATACCAGAATTATCCTTCAGATGCCTCGTGGAAATTTAGAAATGATTAGTCCTCGGCCCTTGTCAATTCATATACTGAAATCTTTATTGAATGAACACAAATATCATAAAGCTATTGATATGATGCGTAAACAGAGAATAGATTTAAATCTGTTATATGATCACAATTCTCAAGATTTCATGAATCACACATCATTGTTTGTGCAGAATGTTGATAATCCACATTGGTTAGATTTGTTTTTGGCTAATTTAAGTGAATTTAATGTTTCCAAGACAATGTATAGCTTTAACTACAGTAATTCAAATACAGAAGTAAAGGAAAgctctgaaaataaaattaacattgtaTGTGAAGCAGTTCGAAAAGCCATGACTGAAATTGATGGAGAGAGATATCTCTTGCCTATTTTGACTTCCTATGTTAAGATGAATCCTTGTCAGATGGATGTTGCCTTGAGGAAAATTAAGGAAATGAAGGATTCTACAAACAGAACATTCAAAGTTTCTGCAGAAGAAGGTATAAGGCATCTTTTGTATATTTCAGATGTTAATGAGCTATTTGATGTTGCTCTTGGGACATATGATTTTGATTTGGTTATGATAGTTGCAGAAAAATCCCAAAAGGACCCAAAGGAGTATCTTCCATTCCTTAATGAGCTGAAACAGTTGGATGAGGATTACATGAAATTCAAGATTAATGTTCACCTACATAGATTTCAAAAGGCTCTCCATTGTTTGAAAGACAGCTCCGACCATCATGATGAATGCCTCAAGCTTATTGTATCTGAGAAATTGTATAAGGAAGCTTTGCAGATATTCCCTCCATCTTCAGCTATGAATAAAGCTGTGTGCGAAGAATATGGAAATTACTTGATGAGTAGAAAGTACTACAATGAAGCAGCTATTATGTATTCAAGGTCTGGTACTTTTGAAGAAGCCTTCGATGCCTACCAGCAGGCTGGGAATTGGAAAATGGGTCTAGTGATGTGCTCAAAGCTAAAATTAGACAGAGAGGCTTTGAATAATTTCCTTACCAACCAAGTACAATTactgaaagagaggagagaatttttAGATGCTGCTGTTCTTTATGAAGAATACCTGAAAAATGAAGAGGAAGCAGTCGACTGTTTGGTAAAGGCTTGCCAATGGGAAGACGCTATAAGATTGTCATATAAACACAATAGAGAGGATTTAATTGATACAAATATTCTACCTGGAATCTTAGACCATTATGAGTTTAGTATTGGTGAAATTGACAGGTATTATAAtaacttttctgatttcattcaCAGACTTATTGAAGTACGGAAAATGAAGGAGAAGCAACATCTAGaatttcttgaaggaaaagatgATGGTCAGTTAGATTCAGATTTGTATTCTGATACAAGCACAGTTACAGGATTTTCTTATTCAAGAAGTCNNNNNNNNNNNNNNNNNNNNNNNNNNNNNNNNNNNNNNNNNNNNNNNNNNNNNNNNNNNNNNNNNNNNNNNNNNNNNNNNNNNNNNNNNNNNNNNNNNNNNNNNNNNNNNNNNNNNNNNNNNNNNNNNNNNNNNNNNNNNNNNNNNNNNNNNNNNNNNNNNNNNNNNNNNNNNNNNNNNNNNNNNNNNNNNNNNNNNNNNNNNNNNNNNNNNNNNNNNNNNNNNNNNNNNNNNNNNNNNNNNNNNNNNNNNNNNNNNNNNNNNNNNNNNNNNNNNNNNNNNNNNNNNNNNNNNNNNNNNNNNNNNNNNNNNNNNNNNNNNNNNNNNNNNNNNNNNNNNNNNNNNNNNNNNNNNNNNNNNNNNNNNNNNNNNNNNNNNNNNNNNNNNNNNNNNNNNNNNNNNNNNNNNNNNNNNNNNNNNNNNNNNNNNNNNNNNNNNNNNNNNNNNNNNNNNNNNNNNNNNNNNNNNNNNNNNNNNNNNNNNNNNNNNNNNNNNNNNNNNTTATTCAAGAAGTCACACTAGCAGTTCAAGAGGTGGGTCTTCAGTGTCCGGTAGAACATACCGCTCCACcaagaataaaaggaaattggagaGAAAGAAACATAGTACTAAGGAGGGAAGTGCATTTGAAGATTTAGGCTTGGTCACAGCACTCCATGAAATAGTAAGTCAGACTGATAAAATGACTGCACAAATTACATCGTTGTCAACCATATTAGCTACATTTAATATGGATGATAAGGCTTCTCATTTACAGTCAAGTTTTGTCAAGCTGCTTAGCCTACAAACAAAGCATGAAAAAGAAATATGGCCAGCACATGTAGTATCAGAAGAAAATGATGTAGAATTTGGCCCACAGTTGACCACAGAGGGTGCCGTAAATCTTTTAAAGGGTAATGGAGGTGATTGTTATACTTCAGTAGTAGGTCAGAGGATGAGAAACTTGGACCCACATCTTCAGCATGCACCTGTTCCCAGTAGGTCTCAAAATTGGGAGCTGCACatgtttatgaaaaataagaGTACCCAATAATATTTTGTACAATGTTTAGAAGTGCAGTTTCTTTTTGCAAGCACTGCAAATGGTTCACCAATTCATGCTGTATATTTTTTGCACTGAAGGTTAATAAAGATAGTAACAGTTATGGTTTTAAATATTGTTTGCCCTTTTATATCAGGCATAATAGGTTGAAGAAAGGTCAAAGTCCAGCTCAAAAGAAACTACATTAGGAATGGAATATGTTCCATTTTTGTATATTGTatgttctagaaaaaaaaaatcttgaagataGGGGAGCATGGTACAGCTAAGCTATTAAGTCATACAACATGATTGCATAGGATTCGTTCAAAATTCATGAACTGTCAACCTAGCAtgttccatatttatctattatttcaatgtgaAAACGCAATTACTGCATATAATAAggtcataatatgtttcatagagaaatctatcatatatttcaaaactaagaaaatatatatgtaaaccaaattacaaattttttgtTCCCCAATGTATTTGACATAAAAaacgaaatgtaaaatgaaaaattttgtcAAATTAGAATGCATCCACCGATATCAAAGGGTGAGTGAAGCACGTGTGACACCACCATTAGAGTTGCTACAACGTGAACTATCTAGTGTAactaggtctacaatgagtagtgaCTGGCATTATCTTGAAACCGTTTAGTATTTTAAGTTTGTTAGAGGAATACGTATTtagatttccataaaaaaaaattacttaagttATATTTCATAACCACTTCAAAAATTATGGCTTACTGGAAAATATTTGCctaagccaagattttgttcctaggcctaggtgtgttagatttctttacttgctATAAATATATTACACTTAAGCATTCACAGGTTACAAATTATATAACCATAGAGAAAgtagtgctagctgtgaattgGCAAACTTGTCAACATGTGTGAcattggaaataaaagaaaaacaaattaacaatacTTAGCAATGCTACAATGAATCTGAAATTTTTGGACGACACAAAAAGAACTATGTTGCCTCATTTGAGTACAGCTGTACAATAATACTTCAAATACCTAACtacaaaataaacattgaaaaccAAACTTTTGGCAACCATTTGATAAAGgttgtaattctgttaaaaaaatttaaccaATGACAGCTAATAAGGATTAGTATCATCAAAGGCAAATATAAGCACAAAAAACAAGGTAACAATTACATATTAAATagatttttgggggaaaattcaaATGTTCACTTACCCCTTACTTGCAGTACTGAAGACAATGGAAATATCATAAGCATTATGTATGTCAACATCATCATTTAACATTCTTCAAATGGTGTAAGTTTTCTAACTGGACAGCATTTGGTATCATTCCTGGAAACATACAGCGAAAGATGCATGAAGCATCTCCAAATTGTACCTTTTCTGCTCTCCTTTCATATTAACACAAATGGCAAAGAGCTCAGTGCTTTTTCTTGAAAGACATCAACATTCATCTAAAATTCTTCTGAGACGCTTCACCCTGGTTCtagtgttatttattattttttttttctatgatactTTTCCTATACTTGCCTTTTTAAAAGACTGCTTCCGTTGTTGATTTTTCTGGCATGAAGTCCAACTGATAATTATTGATTTCAACAATTTTTATCAGCCTTTCCTCCAGGACcattaacaaaatttttatagCATGCTCAACCCAGTAGGGAAACTGAAATAGCATACATTTttggcgctgggacctatgagattcagcaatgaaagagaaattaacagtaaagaaggttttacaggaaaaccttgcagttgcactaaaaaattattgttaagagAGGATGACAAGTAAGATGgaatggatgtacagtaaaaggaatgagagttgCAGTTAGAGGCTGAAGGCATGCTGCAATAAACTTAAGTAATCCCTACAATACATTACGTggggtgcactgatggtactacccTCCTGCAGGGACACTgtcacacctttaaaacctttttacatcCAATTTCCTTCTCATCAAATGACATCACAAGCTGgaacacttggcctttggcctaaatttacaCTCCATTCCTTTCCATAGCATTGCTCTATAATAAGTGCATCCCCTTTTCACTGTGTATTGTAAGGTTCTTTTCCCATCTTCTGGTCCTTTATCacttaccgtatatttcggcgtataagtcgaccctttagccccaaaaaatcatgccaaaattagggggtcgacttatctaacggtaacaaaaagtgaatctttaatATTTTGGCATATTGGTACAAGAaaccaggctttacagttggctaataacaatgacagccttgttgaggtaactatgtatgtaaataccagcattaaaaacatttcacactgtaatacgacaattataatacattagaacatccattaccttaaataaaatttaaaaaatcaaagtaacttgaagaaaccccaatcgcagAATAAGTGTAAACATTGCATAGTCATTTGTAGTACCGTagttgagaaggatgcgttcactctgacagttttctatttaccggggtattgttcaaaaacatttatggtatgacatctttatttatcacataaaataaaataaaataaaatttatttgatggtaaatatgtatttaaaatccttcaaaattacttgagtcgTCGTCACTTgaaacaattcatcaaacattaacttgagtggcagtttgtgcatacatatatatatatatatatatatatatatatatatatatatatatatataatatatatatatatatatatatatatatatatatatatatatatatatatacgtaggctgttatgcagcgttagttagcgctttgtttgtttacattacactcgagtaacgtatctttcgtttcgtcatttctaatcatatttgcaggtattcatcttttatatgttacacagatttgttaatataccgagtatattacctgtatttcatatggtaagtagagcaacatatgtaccgtaatatcATTCAGGTTATCTTATATGATACATTTTACCCTGCTGCTATATTGAGCGTttggttggcctcacattttataggtcgactaatatacccgatattagttaaaatcataaaaatttactcagaataggggggtcgacttatcttccggtcgacttatacgccgaaatatacggtaagtatttggagatcagaagattccacaactgcacaagacaaaatattcaatattttagcTGTAATCAAGATAAAACTCCTGCCAATGAAGCAGTCGCTATTTAAAGGGTAAATGCCAGTAAGAATTAAAAGGATAATTACTCCAGAGATGATGCTAGTCAAGCCACAGACTTCAGACAATGGGGGGTTATTAGTACAGTAAACACCTCCTAAATTAAGATGTCTCTTATCAGTTAACAATGCAGTAGAATGCAACTCATGAAAATTCATAATTTGGAAAAACCACAGAAGAATCAAGACTTATAGTACAACAAGAAATCACATAGAAGTACTAGTGAGCAAAGTTATTCAGTACAACCAATTCACAAGAACTAGTTGGAGTTTAGGAGACTTACACAACTGTGGGTCAAAGCTATGTCTACACAGTAAGCTACTCTTTGatgtaaggcagtccccgggttttacaacgggttcagcttacgaagttccgaggttaaggtgcttttcaattatattcatctgaaattaattccatggttaatgcatgttccagggttatgacgcctacaacgctcatctggcagaagcatgacaccaaaaatgatattgttatgatacaataaagttttatgcatacttacctggcaggtatatatatagcttatcctcttgacgcactggcagaatttcaaaactcgcggcaaccgctagtacactggtagttcaggtgatggccaccccgttcccgtggcgctggtacttggaactattcccgttttccttagattttctctgaaccctgtctcctgaggggaggagggtgggaatttaattatatatacctgccagttaagtatgcataaaactttattgtatcataacaatatcatttttatgcatgacacttacctggcaggtatatatatagctgattgacacatttggaggtgggtcacagacagcaacatcgtcataattcaaaaattaactaatttttaaaattatttattaagttccttacctgctaaggtagctgacttcgtaggtcctgcctcttagcctgctaaaccttagtagctctcaactaggatgtgacctgtttgttgagaaagctaacaacaagggtctgacaactggacatgaccaatctgctgacagagaaccctagccctcatttaccacgggcattcatgctaggaaagttagtcacctgaaccacacacatacaataataaacactacaccaaaaaactgagctggtattaaccttctcagacaaccataaaaaacactataacctaattaaaataaaaacctagcatgttattaggttatggggtcctcctttgcccagtactgtacctgaggatacgtacgggcctaacgtttgacaattatcaaaagttgtcttcacgtctctaaggtaatgagaggcaaacacagagtttgtcctccaaaacgtcgaatctataatgtccttgagggctaaatttttcctgaatgctaaggacgtagctactgctctcacctcatgagctttaaccttaatcaagccgaagcattcttcctgacaaagtaaatgagcttctttaatgacttctcttacaaagaaagccatcgcgtttttagacataggtctagtaggatctttaacagagcaccacagagaacatgaagtccccctaatgcttcttgttctttctacgtaaaaccgtaaggctcttactgggcaaagaaccctttcttgttcttgacctactagatcagccagtccttcaatctcaaatgatcttggccacggatgcgaaggattctcattctttgctaagaactcctgttgaaaagaacaaactgctttgttgtgcttccaacctacttgcttgtcaatagcttgcagctcgctaatccttttagctgtagctaaggctactaagaaaatagtcttcttcgttagctctcgcaaagacgaactgcccataggttcaaacctatccgtttccaagaacttgagaacgacatccaaattccaagaaggagttctgcaaagtcgatccttctttgtattaaacgatctgagaagatctctaagatctgcgtcgttggacagatctaaacctctgtctaaacactgcagacaacatacacttataacctttaattgtctgattagccaaacccagttccttcttcaggtacagaaggaaatctgcaatttgtgtcacagaggtactggatgaagaaatcttccgattcttacaccatttaccatttacggaagttctcccacttcgactggtacactttgatagttgatggccttcgtgctcttgcaactgccttcgctgcttctctagaaaaccccctcgctctgacaagtctttcgatagtctgaacgcagtcagacccagagcgagggtgttcttgtggaacctgtcgaagtggggttgtttgagaagatctactctcgtgggtagacttctcggagaatccactgtccattccagtacctctgtgaaccacgtttgggccggccagtatggggctatcagagtcagccttgttcctcgactttctctgaattttttcattacccttcctaaaatcttgaacgggggaaaagcgtacgcatctagacccgtccaatctagtaggaaggcatcgactgcgactgcaagagggtccgggattggagaacaatagttcggtaacctcttcgtcgctgcggtagcgaaaagatccactactggtgtgccccagagcttccacagtctctggcatacttgacgatgcaacatccactccgtggaaagcacttgtccgtccctgctcaacaggtccgctctgacgttcttctctccttgaatgaacctggtgagcagggcgACGTTTTCTCTCTAcgaccacagaagaatctccttcgccaagttgcaaagggacaacgagtgggttcctccttgttttcgtatatatgccagagctgtggtattgtccgcgttgatctgcaccactttgccgctgatccacggtctgaacgctttcagagccaaaaagatcgccatcagttccttcctgtttatgtgccatgccttttcttctttgttccaaaggcctgactcctcccgagggcccagcgtcgctccccagcctgcgtctgacatgtcggaaaataatatccggtctgggttcctctgctggagtgacgtacctcTGACAACCTcccggaactagccaccactttaattcctcctttatctttgaaggaattggaaaccggaaggaatctggttgcgatcttcttggccagacttcgttcagaaagaactgtaagggcctcatgtgaagtctccctagtgaaatgaaccgctctaacgaagagagtgtccccagcaggctcatccactctctcgccgagcattggcctttcaataggaattcttgcactttccgcaggcacatggtctgcctttcgggtgacggaaaagcccgaaaagtcactgaggatatcagaatccccaaataaactaggtcctgagaggggatcaaccGTGACTTTTTCAGGTTTACCATCAGACCCAGCTGCTGAGTTAACTCCAATGTGAtgttcgtgtcctccagacattgctgttttgattgtgctcttatgagccaatcgtcgaggtagagagagactctgactcctaacaaatgaagccacttcgccacattcgacatcattcttgtaaaaatttgaggagccgtgcacagaccgaagcaaagggctttgaattgataaatcctgtcctggatcacgaatctcaaatatttcctggaccttggatgaatcggaatatggaagtgcgcatcctgaaggtccagcgttaccatccagtcccctggtcgtacctctgccagtactgaatcgttcgtctccatcgtaaacttggtcttttctacgaacaagtttagctgacttacgtccagtactggcctccaacctcctgatgacttcggtactagaaacagacggttgtaaaaacctggggattcgtgatccagaaccggttctatggcccccttttctaacatgctgacaacttgatgccaaagagcctctctcttctctaaatcgatgtaatgagcccctagggctctcggagctgtagcgagaggtggtttcttgagaaaggggatcttgtatccttccttcgctacctttacagaccaaggatccgctcctttgctttgccagacttcccagaagtctaaaagtctggcccccacacaagtctggaggacttctgactcattgcttggttgaggttttcgaacctcttttggctggaactcttttccctctaaatgctggtcgggaaaaagtcctaccccgaaagggctgctgtgatgtTCTCGTATCCTTCGGAGTCTTCTTCATTacattagaaggtaaatacttccttacagaagacgtaagtagatcctgagtagccttctgagtgagggagagcgagatgtccttaatgatatcctgagggaagagctgtcctgaaagagaagagaacatcaactccgacttttgcgcgttcgagactcccttagcagcgaacgagcacaaaagatgtcttttcttcaaaacgcctgctgtaaaaagtgaagccaattcattagctccatctctcaaggctttatccatacaggacatgatacttctcggcaactcggattctgacgaatcttccatctccgaagtccgcGCCAGgacccccaacgaccagtcaagaaaattaaacacctcaaaagtccgatagatacctttgagtaaatggtcgaactctgacgaagtccaccacactttggctgaatgtaaagcatgtctacgggagctgTCCACTATTTGGacaaaagtctccctgggaggaggcaggaactccaggccaagactttcccccgtagcataccaaacaccagacttagaagccaacttggccggaggaaaagcaaaagaagtcttccccgactctctcttctccttcaaccactcatttacgcgttgaagggctttcttggccgaaatagacaaagtcattttcaaaaaaaacGATTTCTTGGTTGTCTTCGTCTTTGAAAATTgagacaaaggcgatggcgggcctgaaggttgaaaatctccttcaaacaaagaaagaaggcactctgttagtctcttgtagtccgaggaaggagcttccacattcttgtcctcttccgcactctccacaaattcttcctcttgcgaagaaatatcttgaaagccaagatcctgatgactctccaaagcgggatccttatgcagagcctgcttagagagcgaatgcggagctgtctccttgtaaaactcctctcttccttgtcgagaaaaagtttcgacttgctgccgcctgcgtcctcctgaacgtatgcgtccaccatgcgtccatcactcttcctcttgcgtcctgcactgcttcgtccttcttaagggatgcactgcgtcctggcttgcgttgcacgtcctgcgtcctcttggaggacttaaccgggagagacgagtccttacgtctaaccgaaggttgttcgggcttctccaTGATTGGACAATCACTGCTATCTCTCCTGCATGtcccgcagaacttccttcgtctccgcttccttacgagactcctgatgatgaggagatcgaggacgcaccgggctaacACGGAGAGGCGAGCGAACCTGCGGTCTACGCAGTGGAGTTCCTCTAAGCGGAGAAACACCTCTCACCGCACCGCTAGTTACTTCCAACTGacgagaaatcctcttccttttgatagggataacttcttcatcctccgatgaaaaaatctcaggactactccacccttcttggtcaacagccctttcatcctgtgatgaggacggaaagtatgacctcttgagaggacgcgatacttccgcgAAAACGCCTACTCCTTCCTGACGCCGAACTATCCAATGAaataacggcacttcccagtTATCGGACCTTTTCCAGAGGGcaactgctgcagcctgggaagcaacaggactgcctgaagggacgactgatcgcaagtaaacccctctcgcctcccttcgactgtcgacatgccttctcccttgggtctgggagcttgacagaggtctcggtctaggagcacgagagggacgatcaggcgccccctccacaacactgtcaccgaacacttccactttgtctgttaatcgtttaatttgatctcccatggacgcaagggcagcgaacactttcacgatttgtggatcagtagtatcctcagatacagcaacgggcgcaggagaaacctgaggggaaggtgctacgtctacatgtgaatgagctggagaagacacatgcaaagattcattcaaaggcttactcgaagatcccgatctctcactcctagagacagatcttctaacccgatctttttctaatctctcaacatacttcataagagccttccactctttctctttcagacactgacattcattgcacctattgtcccacgtacatacaaactcccgacacttcttacaaatagtatgtggatctaccgatgatttcggcagtctcaccttacacccttctttcacacaaactctaaacatacttcctgaatcagacatactaaatcaaaatccaaacaaaatgcaattgccacgctaacttcgtgaatacgataccaatatccaaaagtcagtcaacgagcaggaaattctatcagagaaccaacaacgatgttgccggttcggctggcagagaaaatctgaggaaaacgggaatagttccaagtaccagcgccacgggaacggggtggccatcacctgaactaccagtgtactagcggttgccgcgagttttgaaattctgccagtgcgtcaagaggataagctatttatgtacctgccaggtaagtgtcatgcataaaaatgcaaaataatcaatatttgaagtttttttttagatgaaaaatgtaacaagaatgcagtttacatagtttttaatgcacccaaagcattaaaagtaatgttttcttaggatttttgatgatgttccagcttacgatttttgggttacaacgtgtctcaagaacggaacccccgtcgtaccccaaggactgcctgtatatatgatTTGATAAGCTTTTATAAAGGCATGTGAGGTTACTGGctgatatatattaaattgttCTGACATAGATGGAATCAAAATGTATCCTATTATGGGTCTCCACATTTCTAATTGTGACACCAGTCCATTCCAATGATCTTTTTTAGAGTAACATTAGACTCTCAAGGTATTGTGCCCAGGTGGGCTATCCCtcagcaccataaaaccagaacagcacaaaatgtaaacatttcttTTGTTCTGCTGAATGAAACCGTCATTAACAAGGAGTCACAAGTAGTGTTTGAGGAGAGTC
Coding sequences:
- the LOC135208807 gene encoding putative elongator complex protein 1: MRNLKITEHRKNKVAISSHGHICKDITGNVYFVNSKGIEKLETGSDDNCESLTTLSWADHDIATKEVIGADIVTASNSICAITKEGDVITVTVETCEVELCGSVSAGIEASCWSPDQELLVLITGDRNVVIMTAEFEPLNEFPLNKDDFGENMFVNVGWGKKETQFHGKEGKQAAQVSKKEVKPVTEWDDLKPRISWRGDGQLFAYSYVAQGTQSRFLRTVNREGILQYTSETVDGLEHALSWKPSGSLIASSQRLPNKHSIVLFEKNGLKHEEFALPFKPTEMVVKEVMWNQDSSALLIWLQKCGSVEGDQNSVNTLQLWTTGNYHWYLKQELQFTEGVISVLWDTEVPLLLHLLTPSHLHHYRWTVTTDISRGLGLSDLAQVAVIDGSILKITPFRQCVIPPPMSSYEARFEEQIHTILYAPPIARKYDVSPDNSVNVEDSGFLEAIDPPGCSSNNICVVHGYNMLTFLVQAHSNDNLDDFGCNVKITGSGGNGFNVRMKVHKVIAQHQIEWEADSMVESPKSCQFYNWVWAETKTLLACYMEEGKCFLAVIELHALGSEAAKVVVKNVIPVEESVVSIAPAPDGTVACLQLSSGALLELNLGSKVIEPLCINGKEAAFPTVCQQMSLCPIKGEGLVPLGITSRNRLYIANEQVLANCTSYHIHTDHLLVTTTSHALQVIPLEHTAVRKLCEGQIEDSSVSGIRKVERGSRLVTAIPLDTRIILQMPRGNLEMISPRPLSIHILKSLLNEHKYHKAIDMMRKQRIDLNLLYDHNSQDFMNHTSLFVQNVDNPHWLDLFLANLSEFNVSKTMYSFNYSNSNTEVKESSENKINIVCEAVRKAMTEIDGERYLLPILTSYVKMNPCQMDVALRKIKEMKDSTNRTFKVSAEEGIRHLLYISDVNELFDVALGTYDFDLVMIVAEKSQKDPKEYLPFLNELKQLDEDYMKFKINVHLHRFQKALHCLKDSSDHHDECLKLIVSEKLYKEALQIFPPSSAMNKAVCEEYGNYLMSRKYYNEAAIMYSRSGTFEEAFDAYQQAGNWKMGLVMCSKLKLDREALNNFLTNQVQLLKERREFLDAAVLYEEYLKNEEEAVDCLVKACQWEDAIRLSYKHNREDLIDTNILPGILDHYEFSIGEIDRYYNNFSDFIHRLIEVRKMKEKQHLEFLEGKDDGQLDSDLYSDTSTVTGFSYSRSHTSSSRGGSSVSGRTYRSTKNKRKLERKKHSTKEGSAFEDLGLVTALHEIVSQTDKMTAQITSLSTILATFNMDDKASHLQSSFVKLLSLQTKHEKEIWPAHVVSEENDVEFGPQLTTEGAVNLLKGNGGDCYTSVVGQRMRNLDPHLQHAPVPSRSQNWELHMFMKNKSTQ